Within Vigna unguiculata cultivar IT97K-499-35 chromosome 2, ASM411807v1, whole genome shotgun sequence, the genomic segment TGATTACTGAATTTACTTTCTACACTCAGCCAGAAGATTTCTGGATCAGTGCACCGAAGAAAGGAATTGTGGTTTTTGCTCTACCAGGAGAACCTGGTCTAGCAGAGTTGGAAGGAGActtcaaaattcattttaatgaTAGACAAGGAGATTTCTACTGGTTTGTTCAGAAACCTGTTTCTTTCGGTCCTTTTATTTATAGGAAAATTGTACTatgatattcatttttttactcttaTCCTTTATTTTCTAATGTAGCTTAGTGTGGAACATTGattctttcaaaacaaaaaataataatatattcattaatGATCCACATTAAGTCACGTTAAGGAATAAATGATGAAAGTCGAAAAATAGaaatcataatattattgtccttatttatatttttcgcTCACTTAACAGAACCATTATGATTATATTGTGACATTTAGggtgattttaatatataattttttttatcaggaTCTTACATTTTTAACATGATGACGTAACATTGTATcatgataattattttcatttattctcCTATTTATATTATAGATTTGTTCTCTTAAAAGATGTATATAATATGAAACAACTTGTTTGCTTACACAAATTAACAGTTTTCTTGATGTAACAATTTCTTCTTGGCAGTTGGATGAATACAACAATGATAGAAAATCGAAAAGTTTTAGATGGTTCAGATTTTGATGGTTTCGACAAggtaaaatattcaatttttattttgtatgccAGCTTTAACCTCAATATCTTGCTGCAGTCCCTACTTACGTTATTGGTTTATTCTCTGAACCTGACGATAATTTAAACCTTACCGTTGCATCCTTCAGAGGAAGATCCCCACTCCAGGATTCCGGGTGGAAGTTGTCATGATAGACTATAATGAAACCCTACCTTCAATTACAAAAGCAAATCCCACCAGCAAAGGATCTGATGGAAACACAATCAATGCCGTACCTGGTCCAAAGCCTTCTACATCTAATTCAACTGAGAGTAAACCCCCAAGAAATGAAGATGATGTATTCTCAGACAGTGATGAAGAGGAGAGTCGAGATACACAAAGCAAGAAAGCTGCAACTGAGTACAAATTTATGGCACCTCATCAAGCATCTGAGGGGACAACAGATCATGTAGGGATGTTGACAAACTCAACGGATCGTTTGTCACTGCAGCATGAGGCTGGCATGCAGAATAATTCTTCTGAAAAATCAACTGCAGATGAACATCATAAAGTTCACAGCACAAACGTGGAATCTGTAGGGGCAAGTGACATCAAGGCAATTGCAGCAGATGCTTCAGTTTTTTCCTTTGGGGATGAAGACTTTGAAAGTGATTGAAAGGAGGTGGGATGAACCGCTGATCCATTTCAATACTATTAAGGAAAGGAATTAGGCATTACAGGAATTCATTGGTTTCTCCCAATTTGTTGTCAAATGAACTTTCctgtatttgtttatttattccTTGTATATTTTTACGTTATACATTTATGTGattatttcatgttttctacgTTATGTGCTTGTCCTCTGGAGAATTCCACAAAAGGTAACAAAAACAAATCATATTAGTGTAATGTGAGTTGAAATAAGAAGAAAGGTAACAAATACATGATACCAATATTTCTTTCCAAAATTGATAATGGGTGACAAATCTAGTGCTTGTGTATAatctttacttaatttaaagaaatcatggtctttttcttattaattgcctgataaaatgtttgaaagaaagttatttttcaaccataaTCATTTGTCAAACTTGCAGTATAATATTCTTTAAGATTCACATTCAAgaatttatgtaaatattattttttgtgaagATCTTAAATGacatgtaataaataaaatatagctTGGGAAGCAGTTTGCTAATATAAAAGGACTAAATAGCACATTTCAATCTCTGGGTTGATGAAAGGAAACTCTGTTTAAGTAACTGATAGTGTATGTTGAAGATTTAAATATTCCCACGCTATTATCAGCTTTTCACCATCTAAGAGTAGAtgtaattttaatcaaaattagagTTTCATGAGATCAACCATCGAAGCAAATACACTAACGTAGGACGTAATACTGATATGCATATAACTGATATCATACAGTCAATATCCAAAATATAAGACATGACCACATCGATGATATATATAATCAACATGACGAATTTTAACCTTAATTAAGAATTCatgtatatatttgaaataattagtTATATCTTATAGAAACAAGCTTAAAAATGTTACTGATcttatattacattttatatttttgtaattgaaAGATTGTCTGTGTTTACGCTATTTTACACTGTGTCTGAGGCTCCCCAGTTTCCAATCTTTTAAATCAACTGATATTGAGAGATGAAAGTctaaacattaattaatgaatACCACTCCAAATACTGCACCTAACTTTTGTATCTATCTAAATTGTGGAATGTTAGGGGACTGAATATATATGGCCTGTTTTCTCTACCATGTTAGTTAATGAATAATGTTCATTCGGTCAAAACTCAAAAAAGTGATTGTCATTTCCAACCATAATGAATACACTTTGAGTTCTCATCCTCAACCATATAATACACAGTTAACAACATAACTCCTAGCAAGTATATTAAGAGAAAGTGAGATTTATCACAATTTGTACAATTTCTTTTTGGTGAAATATGCAGATTTTATCAAAACTGACAAACGGGAAATAACCTACAATAGATAGAAAAGAGACAATCAACGAGGGTAATTGACATATCTAGTTAACAATAGAGATGCTGCTACCAGCTGttcataagaaaacaaaaaatcacaTAACCAACACCGCAAAGACAGGCAATCAACATGAACACTCATCTCACATATTGGGGAATGCCAACATGGAAAGAACATGTTCGCTACTTTCTTACTAACATATCATAAAAAGTTGCTACTGGGGACATTATCAATGTTAGACAGCCTTCTGAAGGCACATGATAATAAATTTCTACCAGCCAAAAGGCTCAACCTTGTTCGCAACATTGTCAATCGGGTGTTGTTATTACTTGAAGGAGCCTCAGCCTCAACCTCCGCCTCAGCCTCTGCCACACCATCCTGAGTTGCTCCAACACCATCACTTCCACTCCCATCCAAAGCTTCAACTTCACTATCATCATAATTAAACGCCAAAGAAACCCTCTGTTCTCGCACCCACTCTACCCCTCTACCAGTAATCTTTCTGCACTTCTTCACCTTAACCTTAACCAAATTGGGACACCCCGAAGCTAGAGCTCCGATCCCAGCATTGGATACAGGACACCCTTTAATGCATAGCTTCTTGAGTGCAACACACTTACTAGCAATACACTCAATCTCCGCATCACCAACGGTTCCAATCCCACAAAGAGCCAACCTCTCCAAATTCCTGCAATTGCTTGCAATCGCCGCCAAGCTCGAAAAAGTAGGGTAAACACCAATCAACACAAGCTCCTGCAAATCAGGACAGTGTTTGGCAATCGCAGCCAAACCATCATCACCAATCCTATTAGTTCTCCATCCATCTATGTGAACCTTCCTCAACAACTTACACCTCTCAGCAACCATCGAAAGCCCTACATTGGAGCACTCCGCGGTTTTCACAACGTGCAGAGTCTCCAACCTCAAACACCTCGCCACCCCCACAAGTCCCACATCGCTAACTTGAACCTTCTCCAAGTGAATCTCAATCAGACCACCGTTTAAACACCCAACCCTAACCAGACTATCATCCCAATCCCCCGTACACCCAATCACCTTCAAAGTTCGAAGCTTCTTCGAACCAATCAAAAGTGGCGCAAAGCTTTGAC encodes:
- the LOC114173102 gene encoding F-box protein SKIP2, yielding MPCLCNKSFNTSPPLPAHISMGQSPSTAAAPTPDLNRQQISQLHSSSDPDFDADHTIRLSDDCLAVIFHFLNNTDRKECSQVCRRWRRVDGERRHRLSLVARPELQELISPLFDRFESVTKLTLRIDRKYASLNDDTLIMISMRCRNLTRLKLRGCRDVTEIGMAGVGDNCKALKKLSCASCMFGTKGIAALLDRCVTLEDLTLKRLRGVHQITEVEVGAAASLKSVCLKELVNGQSFAPLLIGSKKLRTLKVIGCTGDWDDSLVRVGCLNGGLIEIHLEKVQVSDVGLVGVARCLRLETLHVVKTAECSNVGLSMVAERCKLLRKVHIDGWRTNRIGDDGLAAIAKHCPDLQELVLIGVYPTFSSLAAIASNCRNLERLALCGIGTVGDAEIECIASKCVALKKLCIKGCPVSNAGIGALASGCPNLVKVKVKKCRKITGRGVEWVREQRVSLAFNYDDSEVEALDGSGSDGVGATQDGVAEAEAEVEAEAPSSNNNTRLTMLRTRLSLLAGRNLLSCAFRRLSNIDNVPSSNFL